The following are encoded together in the Tepidiforma bonchosmolovskayae genome:
- a CDS encoding dihydrolipoamide acetyltransferase family protein produces the protein MPQLGESVTEGTIIAWKKAEGDLVELDEPICEIETEKVTAELPSPVAGRLVRILVPQGETVAVGAPLCEIEEAGVPAGRPAADAPASAAAGAPAGEAGAAAGTGAPSRRRFYSPAVQRLAELHGIDLSQVQGTGLGGRVTRKDVEAFAARQAQGAKAAPTAAPAPPVAAAGAGPAPGGPLTGVRRTIAENLERSSREIPQAWTMVEVEMTALLARRDALQQRIAGRKVTALPLFIAAVCSALREHPVLNARFEQGELRVSRELNIGVAVATDWGLVVPVIKDAASLSIEGLAARLDDLVTRARERRLSVGDVEGGTFTVNNTGAFGSIASKPLVNPPQVAIVTLERIVRRPVVTGEDAIAVRPVANVCLSFDHRVMDGLDAGRFLATLKARIEAGTFG, from the coding sequence ATGCCACAGCTCGGTGAGAGCGTGACCGAGGGGACGATCATTGCGTGGAAGAAGGCCGAGGGCGACCTCGTCGAACTCGACGAACCGATCTGTGAAATCGAGACCGAGAAGGTGACCGCGGAGCTTCCTTCGCCGGTCGCAGGACGGCTTGTGCGGATCCTTGTCCCCCAGGGCGAGACCGTGGCTGTCGGGGCGCCGCTCTGCGAGATCGAGGAGGCCGGCGTGCCGGCCGGCCGCCCGGCGGCGGATGCTCCGGCCTCTGCCGCAGCCGGGGCCCCGGCGGGGGAGGCGGGAGCGGCGGCCGGCACAGGCGCCCCGTCGCGGCGGCGATTCTACTCGCCGGCGGTCCAGCGGCTTGCCGAGCTGCATGGCATCGACCTTTCGCAGGTGCAGGGAACCGGGCTGGGGGGCCGGGTCACGCGGAAGGATGTGGAGGCGTTCGCGGCGCGGCAGGCGCAGGGCGCAAAGGCAGCGCCCACCGCGGCGCCCGCACCGCCAGTTGCGGCTGCCGGGGCGGGGCCAGCGCCGGGCGGGCCGCTCACCGGGGTGCGGCGGACGATTGCGGAGAACCTCGAGCGGTCCAGCCGGGAGATCCCGCAGGCGTGGACGATGGTGGAGGTCGAGATGACGGCGCTCCTCGCCCGGCGGGATGCCCTGCAGCAGCGGATTGCGGGCCGCAAGGTGACCGCCCTGCCGCTGTTCATCGCTGCGGTGTGCAGCGCGCTCCGGGAGCACCCGGTGCTGAATGCGCGGTTCGAACAGGGGGAGCTGCGGGTCTCGCGGGAGCTCAATATCGGCGTGGCGGTCGCGACGGACTGGGGGCTGGTGGTCCCGGTCATCAAGGACGCCGCCAGCCTGAGCATCGAGGGGCTCGCGGCGCGACTGGACGATCTCGTGACGCGGGCGCGGGAGCGGCGACTGAGCGTGGGGGACGTGGAAGGCGGGACCTTCACGGTGAACAATACCGGGGCGTTTGGTTCGATCGCTTCGAAGCCGCTCGTGAACCCGCCGCAGGTGGCGATCGTAACGCTGGAGCGGATCGTGCGGCGGCCGGTGGTGACAGGCGAGGACGCGATTGCAGTTCGGCCTGTGGCGAATGTGTGCCTCAGCTTCGACCACCGGGTGATGGACGGCCTCGACGCCGGGCGGTTCCTCGCGACCCTGAAGGCGCGGATCGAAGCGGGGACGTTCGGCTGA
- a CDS encoding alpha-ketoacid dehydrogenase subunit beta → MAEMTVLEAVRTTLAEAMERDDRVLILGEDVEAGGVFRATDGLAGRFPGRVIDTPLAESSIIGVSIGLAHYGMRPVAEIQFADFIHAGFDQLCSEASRWCYRTCGDAWLPMVVRAPWGGGVHGGQHHSQSIEAFYGHIPGIKVVVPSFPADYRSLLRAAIEDPNPVLFLEHKRTYRLIRQEVDGAPAETRIGRSRIARRGEDVTIIAWGLMLHEALAAAEQLAAEGVECTVVDLLSVQPLDRETICEAAKATGKVLIVHEDTLTGGFGAEIAATIAEEAFEYLDAPIRRLCGPDIPSMPYHPAMEHFFMPDRERIAAAARELAAY, encoded by the coding sequence ATGGCGGAGATGACAGTGCTGGAAGCCGTGCGGACGACGCTTGCCGAGGCGATGGAGCGGGACGACCGGGTCCTCATCCTGGGCGAGGACGTGGAGGCTGGCGGGGTATTCAGGGCGACGGACGGGCTGGCCGGGCGGTTTCCCGGGCGGGTGATCGACACGCCGCTGGCGGAGTCGTCGATCATCGGCGTGAGCATCGGGCTGGCGCATTACGGGATGCGGCCGGTGGCCGAGATCCAGTTTGCGGATTTCATCCACGCGGGGTTCGACCAGCTGTGCAGCGAGGCGTCGCGGTGGTGTTACCGGACGTGCGGCGACGCGTGGCTGCCGATGGTGGTACGGGCGCCCTGGGGCGGCGGGGTGCACGGCGGGCAGCACCATTCCCAGAGCATCGAGGCGTTTTACGGGCACATCCCCGGCATCAAGGTGGTGGTGCCGAGCTTCCCGGCCGATTACCGGTCGTTGCTCCGGGCGGCGATCGAGGACCCGAACCCGGTGCTGTTCCTCGAGCATAAGCGAACCTACCGGCTGATCCGGCAGGAGGTGGACGGCGCGCCGGCAGAGACGCGGATCGGGCGCTCACGGATCGCGCGGCGCGGGGAAGATGTGACCATCATCGCCTGGGGGCTCATGCTCCATGAGGCCCTGGCGGCGGCCGAGCAGCTCGCGGCAGAAGGCGTGGAGTGCACGGTGGTTGACCTGCTCTCGGTGCAACCCCTCGACCGGGAGACGATCTGCGAGGCGGCAAAGGCGACGGGGAAGGTGCTCATCGTGCACGAAGACACGCTGACCGGGGGATTCGGGGCGGAGATTGCCGCGACAATTGCGGAGGAGGCGTTCGAGTACCTGGACGCTCCGATCCGCCGGCTGTGCGGGCCGGACATCCCGTCGATGCCGTACCACCCGGCGATGGAGCACTTCTTCATGCCGGACCGGGAGCGGATTGCGGCTGCGGCCCGCGAGCTGGCTGCGTACTGA
- a CDS encoding thiamine pyrophosphate-dependent dehydrogenase E1 component subunit alpha, with protein MANPETGGGTHPGYPLTREQLLEMYRFMVLARRLDERMMTLQRQGLAAFVIAGAGQEAAQVGAAMALRPGIDHVAPYYRDLAVNLVFGMTAREAMLNALGKRDDPNSHGRQMPAHWGNRSRRIVTQSSVVATQLLHAAGIALGARLRGEELVVFASCGEGSTSRGDFHEALNFASIHRLPVIFFVENNGYAISERTEKEMAVEHVADRARGYGMHGAVVDGMDAVAVYQTVKAAADQTRRGGGPHLIEAKCYRLWPHSSDDDDTRYRPRAELEEWSKKDPILVMRGRLLEDGAATEAQLAELETSVQEEVREAAQWALQQPDPAPEDALGFVFKEAD; from the coding sequence ATGGCGAACCCCGAAACCGGCGGAGGCACGCACCCCGGCTATCCCCTGACTCGCGAGCAGCTCCTGGAGATGTACCGCTTCATGGTGCTCGCACGGCGGCTTGATGAGCGGATGATGACGCTCCAGCGGCAGGGCCTGGCGGCGTTCGTGATTGCCGGGGCAGGGCAGGAGGCAGCCCAGGTTGGAGCGGCGATGGCGCTCAGGCCCGGCATCGACCATGTGGCGCCATACTACCGGGACCTCGCGGTGAACCTCGTCTTCGGGATGACCGCCCGCGAGGCGATGCTGAACGCCCTGGGCAAGCGGGACGACCCGAACAGTCACGGGCGGCAGATGCCGGCCCACTGGGGCAACCGGAGCCGCAGGATCGTGACGCAATCGAGCGTGGTGGCGACGCAGCTGCTGCACGCGGCGGGCATCGCGCTCGGTGCACGGCTCCGGGGCGAGGAGCTGGTCGTCTTCGCGTCGTGCGGCGAGGGGAGTACGAGCCGGGGCGACTTTCATGAGGCGCTGAATTTCGCATCAATCCACCGGCTGCCCGTGATTTTCTTCGTGGAGAACAACGGGTATGCGATCTCGGAGCGGACCGAGAAGGAGATGGCCGTGGAGCATGTGGCCGACCGGGCGCGGGGGTACGGGATGCACGGGGCGGTGGTGGACGGGATGGACGCTGTGGCGGTGTACCAGACGGTGAAGGCGGCAGCGGACCAGACGCGGCGTGGCGGCGGCCCCCACCTGATTGAGGCGAAGTGCTACCGGCTCTGGCCCCATTCGAGCGACGATGACGACACGCGGTACCGGCCGCGGGCGGAACTGGAGGAGTGGTCGAAAAAGGACCCGATCCTGGTGATGCGGGGCCGCCTGCTGGAAGACGGCGCTGCGACCGAGGCGCAACTCGCGGAGCTCGAAACCTCGGTCCAGGAGGAGGTGCGGGAGGCCGCGCAGTGGGCCCTGCAGCAGCCCGACCCGGCGCCTGAGGATGCGCTGGGGTTCGTCTTCAAGGAGGCGGACTGA
- a CDS encoding Glu/Leu/Phe/Val family dehydrogenase has product MTTTSEPRHVSPTESVLQSVIAAADRLRTPPEVVDLLRTSWREVRAQVPVRMDDRTLRIFEGYRVQHNGARGPYKGGVRFHPKADLDEVRALAMLMTYKCALMDLPFGGAKGGVMCDPTHMSETELNRLTRTYTQHIGMVLGVNRDIPAPDMGTNQQTMAWMMDAYGARYGYTPGIVTGKPVELGGSYGRDQATGRGVAICMRELARMERVAPQDIRVAIQGYGNVGSWTARIASEMGFRVIAVSDVKGGIWNPDGIDIAALDRWFAVAGSVAGFEPAEPITNEALLELDCDYLVPAAIGEVITEENAARVKARVVVEAANHPVTPAGDAILRAKKVLVLPDILANAGGVTVSYFEWTQNIQQFRWPLERVLDELEKRMVATFDELMTRAARDGTQPREAAFDIGLERVARAIQLRGFV; this is encoded by the coding sequence ATGACGACGACGAGCGAACCGCGGCATGTTTCGCCGACGGAATCGGTGCTGCAGAGCGTGATTGCGGCGGCCGACCGGCTGCGGACGCCGCCGGAGGTGGTGGACCTGCTGCGGACGTCGTGGCGGGAGGTTCGGGCGCAGGTTCCGGTGCGGATGGACGACCGGACGCTGCGGATTTTCGAAGGGTACCGGGTGCAGCACAACGGCGCCCGCGGGCCGTACAAGGGGGGCGTGCGGTTTCACCCGAAGGCCGACCTGGACGAGGTGCGGGCGCTGGCGATGCTGATGACGTACAAGTGCGCGCTGATGGACCTGCCGTTCGGGGGCGCCAAGGGCGGGGTGATGTGCGACCCGACGCACATGAGCGAAACGGAGCTGAACCGGCTGACCCGGACGTACACCCAGCACATCGGGATGGTGCTCGGGGTGAACCGGGATATCCCTGCGCCGGACATGGGCACGAACCAGCAGACGATGGCGTGGATGATGGATGCCTACGGGGCGCGGTACGGCTATACCCCGGGGATTGTGACGGGGAAGCCGGTCGAGCTGGGGGGCAGCTACGGGCGCGACCAGGCGACGGGGCGCGGCGTGGCGATCTGCATGCGGGAGCTGGCCCGGATGGAGCGGGTGGCGCCGCAGGATATCCGGGTGGCGATCCAGGGGTACGGCAATGTCGGCAGTTGGACGGCGCGGATCGCGAGCGAGATGGGCTTCCGGGTGATTGCGGTGAGCGACGTGAAGGGGGGCATCTGGAACCCGGACGGGATCGATATCGCGGCGCTCGACCGGTGGTTTGCGGTGGCCGGGAGCGTGGCGGGATTCGAGCCGGCGGAGCCGATTACCAACGAAGCGTTGCTCGAGCTCGACTGCGACTACCTCGTGCCGGCGGCGATCGGCGAGGTGATTACGGAGGAGAACGCGGCGCGGGTGAAGGCGCGGGTGGTGGTGGAGGCGGCGAACCACCCGGTGACGCCGGCGGGGGACGCCATCCTGCGGGCGAAGAAGGTGCTGGTGCTGCCGGACATCCTGGCAAATGCGGGGGGCGTGACCGTCTCGTACTTCGAGTGGACGCAGAACATCCAGCAGTTCCGCTGGCCGCTCGAGCGGGTGCTGGATGAGCTCGAGAAGCGGATGGTGGCGACCTTCGACGAGCTGATGACGCGGGCTGCGAGGGACGGCACCCAGCCGCGGGAGGCGGCGTTCGACATCGGACTGGAGCGGGTTGCGCGGGCGATCCAGCTTCGGGGGTTCGTCTAG
- a CDS encoding 2-hydroxyacid dehydrogenase, whose amino-acid sequence MGHVFITRAIPGNAVAQLEAAGHTVEVWPGELPPPPEALAAALARSDAVMTMVVDRMTPAMLAAAPRLRIVANMAVGYDNIDPAAAAEAGVWVTNTPGVLAETTADLAFALLLAAARRVVEADRDTRAGGWKTWSPTAFLGTDLFGATLGIVGLGEIGEAVARRARGFRMRILYHSRTRKPALEADLGLEFRDLHSLLADSDFVSLHTPLTPQTRHLLGPAAFAAMKPGAILVNTARGGIVDQDALVEALRSGSLGGAALDVTDPEPLPLSHPLYSFPNVIITPHIGSASRATRARMAEMAAANILAVLAGSEPPNPVNRPPHPRSQLDT is encoded by the coding sequence ATGGGCCACGTCTTCATTACCCGGGCAATCCCCGGCAACGCCGTCGCGCAGCTCGAAGCCGCCGGCCACACCGTCGAAGTCTGGCCCGGCGAACTCCCGCCCCCTCCGGAAGCGCTCGCGGCAGCCCTGGCCCGCAGCGACGCCGTCATGACCATGGTCGTCGACCGCATGACCCCCGCCATGCTTGCCGCGGCGCCCCGCCTCCGCATCGTCGCCAACATGGCCGTCGGCTACGACAACATCGACCCTGCCGCCGCGGCCGAAGCCGGCGTGTGGGTCACGAACACCCCCGGCGTCCTCGCCGAGACGACCGCCGACCTCGCCTTCGCCCTCCTCCTCGCCGCCGCCCGCCGCGTCGTCGAAGCCGACCGCGACACCCGCGCCGGCGGCTGGAAGACCTGGTCGCCCACGGCATTCCTCGGCACCGACCTCTTCGGCGCCACCCTCGGCATTGTCGGGCTCGGCGAAATCGGCGAGGCCGTCGCCCGCCGCGCCCGCGGCTTCCGCATGCGCATCCTCTACCACTCCCGCACCCGCAAGCCCGCCCTCGAAGCTGACTTGGGCCTTGAATTTCGCGACCTCCACAGCCTCCTGGCCGATTCCGATTTCGTCTCGCTCCACACGCCGCTCACGCCCCAGACCCGGCACCTCCTCGGCCCCGCGGCCTTCGCCGCCATGAAACCCGGCGCCATCCTCGTCAACACCGCGCGCGGCGGCATCGTCGACCAGGACGCCCTCGTCGAAGCCCTCCGCAGCGGCAGCCTCGGCGGCGCCGCCCTCGATGTCACCGACCCCGAGCCCCTCCCCCTCAGCCACCCCCTCTACAGCTTCCCGAACGTCATCATCACACCGCACATCGGCAGCGCCAGCCGCGCCACCCGGGCACGCATGGCAGAGATGGCCGCGGCCAACATCCTCGCGGTCCTGGCCGGCAGCGAACCGCCCAACCCCGTCAACCGCCCGCCGCACCCGCGTTCGCAACTTGACACATAA
- a CDS encoding orotate phosphoribosyltransferase, translated as MSKSSKAPGNLWLAEELWKLDAIEFGDFTLGRTAVHSPIYINLRRLISNPKALNRCARIIKEELEALMSMRNPHVHPFTLVAGVPFGGLHVATAFSLLANVPMIYIHPPQTDKADVIEGIYVRGQSCLIIDDLITGGGSILQTAATLESAGLVVRDAVTLIDRQEGGRQALKAAGINLVSILTLEQIANYLMSAGHITEDQYRATMDYLASRNGG; from the coding sequence TTGAGCAAATCCTCCAAAGCGCCAGGCAACCTCTGGCTCGCCGAAGAACTCTGGAAACTCGATGCCATCGAATTCGGCGATTTCACCCTCGGGCGCACCGCCGTCCATTCCCCCATCTACATCAACCTCCGCCGGCTCATCTCCAACCCGAAGGCACTCAACCGATGCGCGCGCATCATCAAAGAGGAGCTCGAAGCCCTCATGTCGATGCGCAACCCCCACGTCCACCCCTTCACCCTCGTCGCCGGCGTCCCCTTCGGCGGCCTCCACGTCGCCACCGCCTTCTCCCTCCTCGCCAACGTCCCCATGATCTACATCCACCCGCCCCAAACCGATAAGGCCGACGTCATCGAGGGGATCTACGTCCGCGGCCAGAGCTGCCTCATCATCGACGACCTCATCACCGGCGGCGGCTCCATCCTCCAGACCGCTGCGACCCTTGAGTCTGCCGGCCTCGTCGTCCGTGACGCCGTCACCCTCATCGACCGCCAGGAAGGGGGCCGCCAGGCGCTCAAGGCCGCCGGCATCAACCTCGTCTCCATCCTCACGCTCGAGCAGATCGCCAACTACCTCATGTCGGCCGGCCACATCACCGAAGACCAGTACCGCGCCACCATGGACTACCTCGCCTCCCGCAACGGCGGCTGA
- a CDS encoding RNA polymerase sigma factor, whose translation MRESGERDHDHPAGHADDAELAARAARRDPAAWESLFERHYRSIYTYLRFRLANPHEAEDLAAQVFETAYARADTFDYRGVPIQAWLLAIARNLARDVIKKRIRRGPSDDLEAADLAGQLAEADPAPAVHLRSDLARALAELTEDQREVVRLRFILDKSVAETAILMERSEDAVKNLQRRALAALQRALGGEHYLSGGGAS comes from the coding sequence GTGCGCGAATCCGGGGAACGCGACCATGACCACCCGGCCGGCCATGCCGATGACGCTGAACTGGCAGCCCGCGCTGCCCGGCGTGACCCTGCCGCCTGGGAATCCCTCTTCGAGCGCCACTACCGCTCCATCTACACCTACCTCCGCTTCCGCCTCGCCAATCCCCACGAAGCCGAAGACCTCGCCGCGCAGGTCTTCGAAACCGCCTATGCCCGCGCCGACACCTTCGACTACCGCGGCGTACCCATCCAGGCCTGGCTCCTCGCCATCGCCCGCAACCTCGCACGCGACGTCATCAAGAAACGCATCCGCCGCGGGCCTTCCGATGACCTCGAAGCGGCCGACCTCGCCGGCCAGCTCGCCGAGGCCGACCCTGCGCCCGCCGTCCACCTCCGCAGCGACCTCGCCCGCGCCCTCGCCGAACTCACCGAAGACCAGCGCGAGGTGGTCCGGCTCCGCTTCATCCTCGATAAGTCCGTCGCCGAAACGGCCATCCTCATGGAGCGCTCCGAAGACGCGGTCAAGAACCTTCAGCGGCGCGCCCTCGCTGCCCTCCAGCGCGCCCTCGGCGGCGAACACTACCTCAGCGGAGGCGGTGCATCGTGA
- a CDS encoding serine/threonine-protein kinase, producing MTPDRLDDLLQRALETGVIPPEADPAERIELEALLAARGELRAVREAVAREADAAMPAARARFQRHLAAQRPAPVEVRTVAARPSFVVRLFGGRRLQFAGSLAALLFVALVALLATRPFQGAQEVQALGVDDYVQLSGVVTESAPDRVVISSPDLGPVTVAASGAAFLDAAGVAQQTPPAPGAAVIVTGIVRDARKGRIAVDGQALAVAAAALPNGDGRPADRLRALPQVPEGTLALVAIGRDGRDGRAIVILPDGRRALVDVDAGSLGQVFAATGSPLGTRVRIADRNGGPFMLERLPGGEGPDHDGKNGGHPGLTRLTGTIRSTTPDGFTLETARGPVAVRLPPGFRILPGETGLSVAEIRAGTNLNGYSAAVAGGFDPRTGTFIAAVVVLGPRP from the coding sequence GTGACGCCTGACCGCCTCGACGACCTCCTCCAGCGCGCCCTCGAAACCGGCGTCATCCCGCCCGAAGCCGACCCTGCCGAGCGTATCGAGCTCGAAGCCCTCCTCGCTGCCCGGGGCGAACTCCGCGCCGTCCGCGAGGCCGTCGCCCGCGAGGCCGATGCCGCTATGCCCGCCGCCCGAGCCCGCTTCCAGCGCCACCTCGCCGCGCAGCGCCCGGCCCCGGTCGAGGTGCGGACCGTCGCTGCGCGCCCGTCGTTCGTCGTCCGGCTGTTCGGCGGCCGACGCCTCCAGTTCGCCGGGTCGCTGGCCGCGCTGCTCTTTGTCGCCCTTGTTGCCCTCCTCGCGACCCGTCCCTTCCAGGGCGCCCAGGAAGTCCAGGCCCTCGGCGTCGATGACTACGTCCAGCTCTCCGGCGTCGTCACCGAATCGGCGCCCGACCGCGTCGTCATCTCCAGCCCCGACCTCGGCCCGGTCACTGTCGCAGCCTCAGGCGCCGCCTTCCTCGATGCCGCCGGCGTCGCCCAGCAGACGCCGCCCGCGCCCGGCGCCGCAGTCATCGTGACCGGCATCGTCCGCGACGCCCGCAAGGGCCGCATCGCCGTCGACGGCCAGGCGCTCGCCGTCGCTGCCGCCGCCCTCCCCAACGGCGACGGCCGCCCCGCCGACCGGCTCCGGGCGCTCCCCCAGGTCCCCGAGGGCACCCTCGCCCTCGTCGCCATAGGCCGCGACGGCCGCGACGGCCGCGCCATCGTCATCCTGCCCGACGGCCGCCGCGCCCTCGTTGATGTCGATGCCGGCTCCCTCGGCCAGGTCTTCGCCGCGACCGGCTCCCCGCTCGGCACCCGCGTCCGCATCGCCGACCGCAACGGCGGGCCCTTCATGCTCGAACGGCTTCCCGGCGGCGAAGGCCCGGACCATGACGGGAAGAACGGCGGCCACCCCGGCCTCACCCGGCTCACCGGGACCATCCGCTCGACCACTCCCGATGGCTTCACCCTCGAAACCGCCCGCGGCCCCGTCGCCGTCCGCCTTCCGCCCGGCTTCCGCATCCTCCCGGGCGAAACCGGCCTCTCAGTGGCCGAGATCCGCGCCGGGACGAACCTCAATGGCTACAGCGCGGCCGTTGCCGGCGGCTTCGATCCCCGCACCGGCACCTTCATCGCCGCGGTCGTCGTTCTCGGACCGCGCCCCTGA
- a CDS encoding NAD-dependent epimerase/dehydratase family protein has protein sequence MTTPSAPSRWLITGGTGFLGSHVARRLLDDGIHPVLFDIAPLPPDDADIADRVTFIRGDVQDREAIRRALEGVDVVIHAAAALPIQVSKRKIYATNVRGTRYVLHEALKAGIRRVVFISSTAVYGVPKVHPIDETSPLHPLGHYGASKVIGEQLCRDYQARGLEVNIIRPKTFLGTGRLGVFEILFEWIAEGRRIPLLGNGRNHYQLLEVTDLVDAIVRAATLPHVVNETMNVGADRFQTLNEDMQALFDHAGSGSRLWHLPARPGEFALRVLELLRLSPLAAWHYGTMWRDSYVEVDKAKRLLGWQPKYSNAEALIRAWDWYIENRGRYDTGVTHRVAWQKGALAILRRIS, from the coding sequence ATGACCACTCCCTCCGCCCCGTCCCGCTGGCTCATCACCGGCGGCACCGGCTTCCTCGGCTCCCACGTCGCACGCCGCCTCCTCGATGACGGCATCCACCCGGTCCTCTTCGATATCGCCCCGCTCCCGCCCGATGACGCCGACATCGCCGACCGCGTCACCTTCATCCGGGGCGACGTCCAGGACCGCGAGGCGATCCGCCGCGCCCTCGAGGGCGTCGATGTCGTCATCCACGCGGCCGCCGCCCTCCCCATCCAGGTCTCGAAGCGGAAGATCTATGCCACCAACGTCCGCGGCACCCGCTACGTCCTCCACGAGGCGCTGAAGGCCGGCATCCGCCGCGTCGTCTTCATCTCCTCTACCGCCGTCTACGGCGTCCCCAAAGTCCACCCGATCGACGAAACCTCGCCGCTCCATCCCCTCGGCCACTACGGCGCGTCCAAGGTCATCGGCGAGCAGCTCTGCCGCGACTACCAGGCCCGCGGCCTCGAAGTGAACATCATCCGCCCCAAGACCTTCCTCGGCACCGGCCGGCTCGGCGTCTTCGAAATCCTCTTCGAATGGATCGCTGAGGGCCGCCGCATCCCCCTCCTCGGCAACGGCAGGAACCACTACCAGCTCCTCGAAGTCACCGACCTCGTCGACGCCATCGTCCGCGCCGCGACCCTCCCTCACGTCGTCAACGAAACGATGAACGTCGGCGCCGACCGCTTCCAGACGCTCAACGAAGACATGCAGGCGCTCTTCGACCACGCCGGCTCGGGCTCCCGCCTCTGGCACCTCCCCGCCCGCCCCGGCGAGTTCGCCCTCCGCGTCCTCGAACTGCTCCGGCTCTCGCCGCTCGCGGCCTGGCACTACGGCACCATGTGGCGCGACTCCTACGTCGAAGTCGACAAAGCGAAGCGCCTCCTCGGCTGGCAGCCGAAGTACTCCAACGCCGAAGCGCTCATCCGCGCCTGGGACTGGTACATCGAGAATCGCGGCCGCTACGACACCGGCGTCACCCACCGCGTCGCCTGGCAGAAGGGCGCCCTCGCCATCCTCCGCCGCATCAGCTGA
- a CDS encoding LysM peptidoglycan-binding domain-containing protein, whose translation MTQEEYSQVCPYLGLADDADSHATYATEAHRCYRLETPTRIALPHQERYCLGAEHVTCPVYLGEGIPGRQAPVAAPPPPAATVPGPAGQQGAGRRPFGQPAAGAPRPPRRPSPGTLGPRPRPGGISMPVATVGLFALAIVVVVIAFVIQQVVGDGGGGTISPADAVATRDALNRTQTAQAASGTPTPPTQQPGTQPPGTPGTPRTGTPAVTRTPGAGTATPGAGGRTYTVAQGDTCFSIAQANGVALADLLRVNNLTEDDCTRLAVGQQLKLP comes from the coding sequence GTGACGCAGGAAGAGTATTCGCAGGTATGCCCGTATCTCGGGCTGGCGGACGATGCGGATTCGCACGCGACGTATGCGACCGAAGCGCACCGCTGCTACCGGCTCGAGACCCCCACGCGGATTGCGCTTCCGCACCAGGAGCGGTATTGCCTTGGCGCGGAGCATGTGACCTGCCCGGTCTACCTTGGCGAGGGAATCCCGGGGCGCCAGGCGCCGGTGGCGGCCCCGCCTCCGCCGGCAGCGACGGTGCCGGGCCCGGCAGGGCAGCAGGGCGCCGGCCGGCGGCCGTTCGGGCAGCCGGCGGCGGGAGCGCCCCGTCCTCCGCGGCGGCCTTCGCCGGGGACGCTGGGACCGCGGCCGCGGCCGGGCGGCATCAGCATGCCGGTGGCGACGGTCGGGCTGTTCGCGCTGGCGATTGTGGTGGTGGTGATTGCATTCGTGATTCAGCAGGTGGTCGGCGACGGCGGCGGGGGGACAATCTCCCCGGCGGACGCGGTGGCCACACGGGATGCGCTCAACCGCACGCAGACGGCGCAGGCCGCAAGCGGGACGCCGACACCGCCGACTCAGCAGCCCGGCACGCAGCCCCCGGGAACGCCGGGTACCCCGCGCACCGGCACGCCGGCGGTGACGCGGACCCCGGGCGCGGGCACGGCGACGCCCGGCGCCGGCGGGCGGACCTACACGGTAGCGCAGGGTGATACCTGCTTCTCGATCGCGCAGGCGAACGGGGTGGCGCTCGCCGACCTGCTGCGGGTGAACAACCTGACCGAGGACGACTGCACGCGGCTGGCGGTGGGGCAGCAGCTGAAGCTTCCGTAG
- the rpsL gene encoding 30S ribosomal protein S12, with amino-acid sequence MPTINQLVRKGRTKKTKKSGAPALLFSFNSNTGKLTKSTRRGNPQKRGVCTQVRTQTPKKPNSALRKVARVRLVNGIEVTAYIPGEGHNLQEHSVVLVRGGRVKDLPGVRYHIVRGALDAAGVNNRKQGRSKYGTRKNAQPAAGRKR; translated from the coding sequence ATGCCGACCATCAACCAGCTCGTTCGCAAAGGACGAACCAAGAAGACGAAGAAGTCGGGCGCGCCTGCCCTGCTCTTCAGCTTCAACTCCAATACCGGCAAGCTGACCAAGTCGACCCGGCGCGGCAACCCGCAGAAGCGCGGCGTCTGCACCCAGGTCCGCACCCAGACGCCGAAGAAGCCGAACTCCGCGCTCCGCAAAGTCGCCCGCGTGCGCCTCGTCAACGGCATCGAAGTCACGGCCTACATCCCCGGCGAAGGGCACAACCTCCAGGAGCACTCCGTCGTCCTCGTCCGCGGCGGCCGCGTCAAAGACCTGCCGGGCGTCCGCTACCACATCGTCCGCGGCGCCCTCGATGCCGCCGGGGTCAACAACCGCAAGCAGGGCCGGTCCAAGTACGGCACCCGCAAGAACGCCCAGCCCGCCGCCGGCCGCAAGCGCTAA